One window from the genome of Epinephelus moara isolate mb chromosome 5, YSFRI_EMoa_1.0, whole genome shotgun sequence encodes:
- the LOC126390922 gene encoding uncharacterized protein LOC126390922 produces MDGLRIFLVILLGVAHCRDDWISESELEVTVTPGDNITLYCDYKLSSGELIVWYRDCSHENQPSLVLKLNRNVWRQSTIAASLLNPLPRFHFVRNYVSDSYDLLIVNVTDSDEGLYYCGSEQKQVEDKGQITSKNIYRYGTNTTRIITVLNSTEPYRPITQDSGVCWMLLFSLCPAFVVLVSPLSSLLVYHLSQRKEKEPQVHQKRPSTRDQARRNQDEDVFLTRVVYWAQDG; encoded by the exons ATGGACGGGCTGCGTATTTTTCTGGTCATTCTCCTGG GAGTTGCACACTGTCGTGATGATTGGATCTCTGAATCAGAGTTGGAAGTGACAGTCACTCCAGGAGACAACATCACTCTCTACTGTGACTATAAATTATCCTCTGGAGAACTTATAGTGTGGTACAGGGACTGCTCTCATGAGAACCAGCCCTCTCTCGTCCTAAAACTAAATCGTAATGTGTGGAGACAGTCCACTATTGCTGCCAGCCTTCTGAATCCTCTTCCTCGTTTCCACTTTGTGAGAAACTATGTGTCTGACTCCTATGACCTGCTGATTGTAAACGTCACTGATTCTGATGAGGGCCTCTACTACTGTGGAAGTGAACAGAAACAAGTGGAGGACAAAGGACAAATTACTTCGAAAAACATTTACAGATACGGCACCAATACAACAAGGATCATCACAGTACTCA ACTCCACTGAGCCTTACCGCCCGATTACACAAGACAGTGGTGTGTGCTGGATGCtgctgttctctctgtgtccagCTTTTGTTGTTCTCgtctctcctctttcttctctcctggTTTATCACCTCAGTCAGAGAAAAG AAAAAGAACCTCAAGTTCATCAGAAAAGACCCAGCACCAGAGACCAAGCAAGACGGAATCAG GAtgaagatgtgtttttaacacgAGTCGTGTACTGGGCTCAGGATGGATAA